A portion of the Oxynema aestuarii AP17 genome contains these proteins:
- the tenA gene encoding thiaminase II produces the protein MLDLSKRVGAEPGTLCDRLFQNSRSIWERQFDHPFVEALGNGSLPRENFEFYILQDARFLEQLTKIFAAGAIASDEPAVMEKMCQLALDTIRVERELHETFAREFGLTIAQMEATPLAPTNYAYTRHLLSVVNNGTLPEIITATLPCAWIYAEIGKHFVSLGDPPADHPYRNWIQTYADPSFEEVGTWLRTTLNRITPEDEKTFRRLDEIFTISSRYEWMFWEMAWTLEAWKPQIS, from the coding sequence ATGCTAGACCTTTCCAAGCGCGTCGGCGCCGAACCCGGGACGTTGTGCGATCGCCTCTTCCAAAACAGCCGATCGATCTGGGAACGACAGTTCGACCATCCCTTTGTTGAAGCCCTGGGGAATGGCAGCTTACCTCGGGAAAACTTCGAGTTTTACATCCTTCAAGATGCCCGGTTTCTCGAACAACTCACTAAAATTTTCGCCGCCGGGGCGATCGCCAGCGACGAACCCGCCGTCATGGAAAAAATGTGCCAACTCGCCCTCGACACCATCCGCGTCGAACGGGAACTGCACGAAACCTTCGCCCGCGAGTTCGGTTTGACGATCGCACAAATGGAGGCAACCCCCCTCGCGCCGACCAATTACGCTTATACAAGACATCTATTGAGCGTCGTTAACAACGGTACTTTACCCGAAATTATCACCGCCACTCTCCCCTGCGCCTGGATTTATGCCGAAATCGGCAAGCACTTTGTGAGCCTCGGCGACCCGCCCGCCGACCATCCCTATCGCAATTGGATTCAAACCTACGCCGATCCCAGCTTTGAAGAAGTCGGAACGTGGTTGCGGACCACCCTCAATCGCATCACCCCCGAGGATGAGAAAACGTTCCGCCGTCTCGATGAAATTTTCACGATTAGCAGTCGCTACGAGTGGATGTTTTGGGAAATGGCGTGGACTTTAGAAGCCTGGAAACCGCAGATTTCTTAA